CGAGGATGTTCTATTTCTCCTAAAATATTTTTAACTTCTATTTGAGCTTGTTTTATTTTCATTAAAGTATTTTCTTTCTTGGTGTTGCTAAAAATTTTAATATTATAGTAGCTTTTTACAACAACTATCTATTGAATAAGCTATGGTTTATAATGTGTCCTAAGTAATTTTAGAAGAATAATTTTTGGATTAATTATAATGAGTGAAATAATCATAAAGACTCCTGAAGAAATTGAAAAAATGCGTATTGCAGGAAAGCTAGCTGCTGAAGTTTTAGAGATGATAACACCATATGTTAAAGAAGGTGTGACTACAGAAGAGCTTGATAATATTTGTCATGATTATATTGTAACTAAACAAGATGCTTATCCAGCACCATTAAATTATCATGGTTTTCCAAAATCTATTTGTACATCTATTAACCACGTGGTTTGTCATGGAATACCTTCAGAAAAAAAATTAAAGAAAGGCGATATTTTAAATATAGATGTCACAGTTAAAAAAGATGGTTATCATGGCGATACAAGTAAAATGTTTATTATTGGTGAAACATCAATAATGGCAGAGAAGCTTGTTAAAGTTACACATGAGTGTTTGTGGAAAGGTATAGAAGTCGTGAAACCAGGTGCTCATTTTGGAGATATTGGTGCAGTTATAGAAAAATATGCTAAACAATTTGGTTACTCTATTGTTGAAGCTTTTTGTGGGCACGGTATAGGTAAAGATTTTCATGAAGCTCCTCATGTGATGCATTCGGGAGAAGCTGGTACTGGTGCGGAAATAAAAGAAGGTATGATTTTTACAATTGAACCTATGATAAATACAGGAAAGAAAGCTGTATCTATTTTAAAAGATGGATGGACAGCTGTAACGAAAGATAGATCTTTATCTGCTCAATGGGAGCATACTATCCTAGTAACTAAAGATGGTTATGAGGTTCTTACGTTAAGAGAAGAAGAAAAGGTTTAGTATGGCTGAAAAGATAGCTCAATCAATTGTTAATGAAAAGTGTGAATTATTAAAATCACAAAGAGAAGAGATTACAGTTGATAAAGTTAGAAAGCTAATTGGTAAAGAAGTTTCAATTATTGATTTAGTTGAAAAAATATCTTTATTCAAAGAGAGTCAAGGCTTAGCTAAGCAGAAAGCTTTAGAAGAGAATGAGTTATCAGTAGTTAAACCAGTTAAAGATGAGATCTTAGCACTTTTGAGTGAAAAGTTAGAAAAATATCAAATCAAAGATAGTAGTTTTATATTTTCCTTAAGAAATGACTTAAATGACCTTATACAAGAAGAGATAAATAAAGCTACAAGAAAATATAAAGATAAGACTGCAGCGTTATTGAGTAAAAATGATAGTTTAGAAGTCTCAATATTGACTTTAAATAAAAGATATAATGAGCTTTTAGAAAAGTTTAATGGACTTAAAGATGAGAGCTATCAACTTAAGCAAGATTTTCAGGCTAAATCAGTAAAAAGTTTTGAAAAAGATTCTATTGGTAAAAATGTATTGTCATGGGATGATTTTAAATCTCCAAGAGAGCAATTGATGTCTCTATCAAATTATGCAAAAGTCGCTGTATATGATAAAAGGGGACATATTATAATAAAGTTTCCAGCTACTGATTATTTAACTCAAGAATGTAGAAGAGGGACTAGTAAATATCTACAGGCTAAAACTACTTATGACTATGCAACAAAAACATGGGTTTTATCAGGGTTTGCAAATATATTTAAAACATTAAATTTTCTAAAACGAAATAAATTTGTGCTTTCTAAAGAACTTGAAACTATGGAATATCACCAACTACAAAATAGCTCTCAATAAGTTTATAGAATCATTAATTCAGTTAAGTTATAATTTAGCCTAAATATATCTATCATTATAAAATACTTTCATGGATCTATTATCTAGTTTGGAAGAACAACAAACGGTTGGAGAATTCTCTGAACAGGCCTATTTGAATTATTCAATGTATGTAATCTTAGACAGGGCATTACCACATATATCTGATGGTTTGAAACCAGTTCAGAGACGGATAATTTTTGCAATGTCAGAAATTGGACTTAGCCATTTATCAAAATATAAAAAGTCAGCTCGTACAGTCGGTGATGTTTTGGGTAAATATCATCCTCATGGAGATAGTGCTTGTTATGAAGCGATGGTTTTAATGGCACAAGATTTTTCATATAGATATCCATTTATTGATGGTCAAGGTAACTGGGGCTCTATAGATGATCCTAAGTCATTTGCTGCAATGAGATACACGGAATCTAGGCTTTCTAAATATGCAATATTGCTATTAGACGAGCTTAAGAAGGGTACGGTAGATTGGGTTAAAAATTTTGATGGAACATTAGAAGAGCCTAAGCTTTTACCAGCACAGGTACCAAATATTTTGCTAAATGGAGCTATGGGTATTGCAGTTGGGATGTCTACTTATATTCCTCCTCATAATATATCTGAAATTTTAAATGCTTGTTTATATGTAATATCGAATCCCAAAGCAAATTTGGAGGATGTTTTAGAATTGGTTGAAGCTCCAGATTATCCAGGTGGGGCAAATATTATAAACTCAAGAGAAGAGATTAAAGAGATATATGCAACAGGAAGTGGCTCAATTAAGCAACAAGCGGTATATCATTTTGATAATCATGGAAATATTATAATAACTAAGTTACCACATCAGGTTTCAAGCTCTAGTGTAATGGAGCAAATAGCGAATCAGTTAAAGGCGCAAAAAATCACATGGATAAAGAATATCCAAGATGAATCAGATGATAAAGAACCCGTAAAGATAGTTTTATATTCTGGAACTGTAAAGAAGAATATGCAAAAACTTATTGGGCACCTTTTGGCGACTACAGATCTTGAGAAAAGCTTTAGAGTTAATATGAATATGATTGGTTTAGATAATAGACCTAGAGTTAAAAATTTGTTAGAAATATTACAAGAATGGTTAGAGTATAGAAGAATTACTCTTAGAAGAAGATTAGAAGAAAGTTTATCTAAAGTTGATGATAGACTTCATATTTTGGAGGGTTTATTGATAGCTTTCCTTAATATTGATGAAGTTATATCCATTATTAGAAACTTTGATGAGCCAAGTATAGAGCTTCAAAATAGATTTAAATTATCAGAAATCCAAGCAGAAGCAATTTTAAATATCAGGTTAAGAAAGCTTGCTAAAATAGAAGAAATTGAAATAAATAAAGAGCAAAAAGAGTTAGAAAAGGAAAAAGAAACACTCGAAGGATATCTAAATAGTGATATTAAATTTAGAAATTTGATGAAAAAAGAACTTAAAGAAATCCTCCAAGAATTTGGAGATTCTAGAAGATCTAAGATAATAGAAGTTGAAAAGTCAGAAGCCTTAGAAGAAAAAGATATTATGCCTTCTGAAAAAATCACAGTTGTTTTATCAAAAGCTGGTTGGGTAAGATGTGCTAAAGGAGATAATTTAGATGTCTCAAGCTTAAGCTATAAGCCAGAAGATTCATTTAAGCTTTCAGCTACAGGTTATAGCAACGTAAAAGCTGTATTTTTCACTAAATTTGGTAAATCATATTCAATGTATGTTGATAAATTTCCATCAGCAAGGGGTTATGGTGAGCATATAACTACATATATTCCATTGGATAAAGCAGATGAGATAGTAGGGATTGGTTTTGCATCATCTAAATCACAATTTCTTTTAACAAGTTTAAGTGGTAAAGGATTTATTGTTCCTGGAGATGACTTAATATCAACGAAGAGTACAGGAAAAAATATATTTGATGTAGATGATTCGTTTAGTTTAGTAAATTATAGCGATATAAACCAAAAAGCTGTTTTTGTAACAAGTGAAGGACGTGTTGCTGTAAGAGATTATGCTAGCTTTGCCATAATGAAAAAAGGAAAAGGTAAAAGCGTAATTAAAGTAGATAAGAAAGAAAAAGTTAAATTTGTTTGTTTATTTGATTCTGATAAAGAAGAAGTCGTACTTAATTCTGGAAAAAGGTTTATGAGAATTAATAATAAAAATTTTGAAGAGTATTTTACTGATAAAACTAGTGGAGGAGGATTACTTCTTCCTAAAGGTTTTAGAAATATAAATAAAGTAGTTGTTGAGGAGAAGCAATGAGAATAGCAGTACTTGGAGCAATGGAAATAGAAATAAAACCATTACTTAAATATTTTGATGAATATGAAGTTGTAGAATATGCAAATAATAAATACTATTTGGCTGAATATAAAGGCCATGATTTAGTTATTGCACATAGTAAAATAGGTAAGGTTTTTTCTGCGCTCACAGCAACTGTAATGATAGAGAAGTTTAACGCAGAAGTTTTATTATTTACAGGAGTTGCTGGAGGATTAGGTGATCTGGAAATTGGAGATGTGATTGCTGCAACGGCTACTGTCCAACATGATGTTGATATTACAGCTTTTGGTTATCCATATGGAAAGATTCCAGGTGCAGATGTTACTATTCATACTTCAAAAGATTTATTAGCTAAAGCTCAGGAAATAGCCCAAGAACGAGATATTAATTTTCATACAGGCATTATTGCAACTGGAGATCAGTTTATACATAGTGCTGAAAGAAAGACATTTATTACTAAAGAGTTTGGAGCAAAAGCTTTAGAGATGGAAGGTGGTAGCGTTAATCAAGTATGTAATGAGTTTGGAGTTCCCTGCTTAATATTAAGAAGTATTTCTGATACGGCAGATGGAACAGCTCCAGAAAACTTTGATATTTTTGCAAAAGAAGCAGCAGATAAATCAGCTAATTTTGTTATGTCGATGATTAAAAAGTTTTAATTATTGAATTATTTTGTCTATTTCTAAATCTTATTACTAAACTTCTAACTAACTCTATAATACAAATTATAAGAAGACATGGATCAACTAAATAGTTCCAAATGTTTAATTGAAGTAGTTCTGTAAAGCTGATTACACAAGCCATTAAAATAATACAATTAAACAATATAAAGTTTTTAGATACTTTTAATAAAATTAAACCATATGCAAATATAAAAAATAGAATAATATGTGGGGTGAAACCAATATCATATAAAGTATATGAGTTTATAAAGAAGGATACATAAAACATAATTAATATGATTAAGAAAGCGATACTTGTGTAGGTAAAAGTCGTTTTGTTAGTATTATGAAGTTTGTTAAAAATTAGTATAAACAATAATAAACTGGAAGATATACTAAGGTATCCAATGAAACCGAAAACAATTTCAGCAATATCAACATTACTTTCAACATTTATAGTATTAAATAGTAAAAATAAAATAAAAATTGAAATAGTTAAAACTTTTTTAGGTAAGAAGCCTAAAGTTCGTGTGATCAAATAAATTATGAATAAGTTTGTAGCTAAAAGGCCGTAATAATTAAGCATTTATGTTTTCTCCTTTGATTTCAACCACCTTGATTTTGAGTTTTCCAGGAGCTCCTGTAGAGAATGTCATGAATATATTATTGTTATTAGTGATTAGAAACGGATATGAAAGATCATATTTTTCTTTATTTTCGAATGTATATATATTTTCCCACTTTTCAGAATCATTACTTTTATATGCAAGACTAAGGTTTTGCCTATTCTCAGTAGAGTCATTATATGCCAATAATATTCCATTATTTATTTTTATAGCCGCAATACCAGCATCTGGATTGTTAAGTTCTGTGAAGCTTCCTTCTGACCAGTTTGCTCCACCATCAAAACTTTCATTAAAATAAATTTTCTTTTTG
This region of Francisella frigiditurris genomic DNA includes:
- the parC gene encoding DNA topoisomerase IV subunit A; protein product: MDLLSSLEEQQTVGEFSEQAYLNYSMYVILDRALPHISDGLKPVQRRIIFAMSEIGLSHLSKYKKSARTVGDVLGKYHPHGDSACYEAMVLMAQDFSYRYPFIDGQGNWGSIDDPKSFAAMRYTESRLSKYAILLLDELKKGTVDWVKNFDGTLEEPKLLPAQVPNILLNGAMGIAVGMSTYIPPHNISEILNACLYVISNPKANLEDVLELVEAPDYPGGANIINSREEIKEIYATGSGSIKQQAVYHFDNHGNIIITKLPHQVSSSSVMEQIANQLKAQKITWIKNIQDESDDKEPVKIVLYSGTVKKNMQKLIGHLLATTDLEKSFRVNMNMIGLDNRPRVKNLLEILQEWLEYRRITLRRRLEESLSKVDDRLHILEGLLIAFLNIDEVISIIRNFDEPSIELQNRFKLSEIQAEAILNIRLRKLAKIEEIEINKEQKELEKEKETLEGYLNSDIKFRNLMKKELKEILQEFGDSRRSKIIEVEKSEALEEKDIMPSEKITVVLSKAGWVRCAKGDNLDVSSLSYKPEDSFKLSATGYSNVKAVFFTKFGKSYSMYVDKFPSARGYGEHITTYIPLDKADEIVGIGFASSKSQFLLTSLSGKGFIVPGDDLISTKSTGKNIFDVDDSFSLVNYSDINQKAVFVTSEGRVAVRDYASFAIMKKGKGKSVIKVDKKEKVKFVCLFDSDKEEVVLNSGKRFMRINNKNFEEYFTDKTSGGGLLLPKGFRNINKVVVEEKQ
- the map gene encoding type I methionyl aminopeptidase, coding for MSEIIIKTPEEIEKMRIAGKLAAEVLEMITPYVKEGVTTEELDNICHDYIVTKQDAYPAPLNYHGFPKSICTSINHVVCHGIPSEKKLKKGDILNIDVTVKKDGYHGDTSKMFIIGETSIMAEKLVKVTHECLWKGIEVVKPGAHFGDIGAVIEKYAKQFGYSIVEAFCGHGIGKDFHEAPHVMHSGEAGTGAEIKEGMIFTIEPMINTGKKAVSILKDGWTAVTKDRSLSAQWEHTILVTKDGYEVLTLREEEKV
- a CDS encoding 5'-methylthioadenosine/adenosylhomocysteine nucleosidase, with protein sequence MRIAVLGAMEIEIKPLLKYFDEYEVVEYANNKYYLAEYKGHDLVIAHSKIGKVFSALTATVMIEKFNAEVLLFTGVAGGLGDLEIGDVIAATATVQHDVDITAFGYPYGKIPGADVTIHTSKDLLAKAQEIAQERDINFHTGIIATGDQFIHSAERKTFITKEFGAKALEMEGGSVNQVCNEFGVPCLILRSISDTADGTAPENFDIFAKEAADKSANFVMSMIKKF